The nucleotide sequence TCTGAACTCTTACCTGGCTAATATGGGAAATATAATCTCTTATCTACCTGTTACTGTTGTCACTGTGGtgttttggatcagctgaaggcttttctgTGATAAAAGGACTTCACATTTAGCCAGCTCTACCCTAGATGTGATTTTAAAACCAAGTCCAAAATGTCAAACAAGCCATTAAGGTTCAGAAATGTCCTCGCTCTGATGGGGTCGTCCCATCACTCGTCCTCAGTCACAGCCTCCAGTTCTCCAGGGTGATGGATGATCCAGTGAAATCGTAGTCCAGTTAGAGAAACTCTATCTGTGTCCTCTGTCTGCCCAGCTGTCCGTCACACactctgagacacacacacacacacacacactggtccATCTGTCGACCTCTCCTCTCTCTGGTCTCCCCCTCAGCTCAGCGGGCTAATTAACTAATGTGCTGATCTTTCACTGcctctttgtgtttctgtgtgtgtgtcacggGGTTAATTGTTGGACTCGGCTTCCTGTACGTCTCCGCTGCCCGGCTGAAAACTTTATTATCCCTCCATTCAGTTTCTGTCTCATTAGAAGCCATCGTTCACGGCGCTGTGCAGTCGCTGTGTGGAGGATCTATTTTAGCTCAGTCAGAGCTTCTCTTAAatgacactaaaaaaaaaaaaagactctttcttcttctcatttATTAATGAAGCTGCAGAGAGACGCCTGGACCTCCTCAGTCCAACATGTCTCCCTCGTTTGCTGAAGCTAATTCACACGCTGACAGTATAATTAACAGGACAGGGCGGCTCGTGATTTGTTTGCTGCTCAGAAAGAGCTCCAGGTTTACTTCACATTGTTTCTGTTCACGGGACTCGTTTCATTTCTCCCAAATTTTGCAGTGAAATTTAAGCCTCAGTGGATCCACCATCATGCTGCATGTCAGAAATCTATAGTTACCACCTGCTGTTAATCTGATGATTACACTCTCAATTGACCGTTAAGCCCTCATGCATATCCTGGAGTCTCGTAAACTCCTCGAATGCTTAATGCGATCGACAATTAGTCACAAACACTCACATCGTTAGCAGAGATGACAACGAGAAGATCTTTACACCTGAGAGGCTCAAAGCTACATTTCCCCCAATTTTTGTGTGAAAACAgcgatttattatttatttgaaatacgTTAATTACAGCGAGGACGCACTGTGTAAAATATTTGTTCCTTTGGTCCCACAGGGCAACCTTATTTcacatgttttttatttaaatattccaTTGTACATGTATACAgtgtgttttgtatgttttttaattcgtttttgtttctctttttttcaaaatttcaCTCATATGAAGGCAGAGCACCTCTCTGACCTGAAATAAGACAGATTTCCACTTACCCAGTTGTAAAATAATTCTCTCTCGCTGCTTCTGTGGGATTTCTGGGATTaggatatatatatttagaaaagGCACGTGTGTGATCAGTTGACCAAGACGAGTAAACATTACTACTCAGCACCAGAAATATTAGTTGGTTAAACTAGTTCATATTTTATTGATGTACAATGGGGCAAAGTGCAGCACACATTAGTCAGTTTTAAAATACAATGAGAGAGTCAAATggattaaatacacacagagactgTTTAACCATATTTATTAATCTGTGCTCGATTTGAGCTGTTTTCACGCTTCTGGGGACTTCCTGCACTcggccaatcagaagaaagagaACATTCAGAGAGGCAGGCCttaaagagaaaacattatagactgtatataaagaaTGGCTTTAGCCATCTGATGTCACTGCCTGGTTCAAGAAGTTCTGTTGTGACATTTTGAAGCTGTCTATTTATTGGCTAATGACGTGTCAAGTTTTGACCAATAAGCATATCCTGCTCTGTTCTTCTTTCTGACCCTGATAATGTCAACAATCAAAATTATTGTAAGATCAGACTTCAAACTAGTGACTGAATCCGTGACATATCAAGAATGTTTACTGAGGTTGCAGAGCAACGCCGTGTCCCTGTAAACTTCTATAAAACCTCAAGTCTTTCTGCAACCAGAGGAGCCGCCCCCTCTTGGCTGTTAGGAAgaatgcagctttaaagctctTCCACAACAGCTAATGTTTTAATATATGGTTAAATGGATTTTTTTAGACAAAGGATGGAAAAGAGTGTTGCATAAAAGCCCAGAATAAGATAAAtacagttgttttttctttgaactgtgagtcatgcaaagctgctccgCTGCAGTCACCGGAGTGAAAGTACAGAGCTGAAAATGAGCCGAAGAGCTCCTATTTAACTCACttcaaagacatttttgaacaGAACAGATGTGTTCTCTGCAGGCCTACTCACTAATCCTGACTGGAGTTAAAAGtgacttttaaaaaagagaTATTACCAAATCTGACCCGTTGAGACTGCAGTGAGCGTTTCCACTGTTAAACCTTATTCAGATGAATAAAAAGACACTCCAGATGTAACcgagaaagcagaagaagaaacccCTGAAAGCCAGATAAAATAAATCCAGCTCTTTGTTTCCACACGCCGTTTCTCGTATTCTCGTATCGATTAATGCGTCTGAGCTGAAAACCAGGAGGCTGATATAAAGCAGTGCTGCAGTTGACGATTCAATTCCCACTGGGACACCCACGCTGAGCGCAAATGCAGCAGGCTTTTCAACACAATACCTGCAGCCACAAACTTGTCCTGCGTTTGGTGTCAATATCACTGTAGATTAGGATTAAACTGTCGAGGcatttacgtgtgtgtgtgtgtgtgtgtgtgtgtgttgattaGAACTGTCAGTCAGTCGGAGTTGAACTGGCTGCCAGGATAAGAGTGAAGTTTCCATCCAGCTTAGTGTTACTGGAGCTGCTGAGGCTTATGAGAGAGATTCAGTGagaagacagacagaaacagatCAATAACTCTATCTGCTTCGATTACACTCCCACACACTGCTAATCTCTGCACTcgctatctgtgtgtgtgtgtttctggtaAATAATACTGCCTGTAGGTTTCTAAAGCTCCCTGTCAGGCTAAGGCCAGGATAATTTTGAAGATAATTCTGTTTATTGTTGGTGAAACACCTTGCTTGGTGTTTGAGGTGGCCTTGTGAAGAATAGATGTTCCTGCGGTCATTGCGTGGCTCTGATATTTTAGCATTTATCCTCCTGCAGGTGATCCACCTGAGGCTGATCAGACCAGGGATGGGATGCAGATTAGGGATGTGACGTCCTTTCAAGGAATTTAGAAGATTACATGGTCAaaattttaaaagaatccacttAAATACTttataaacttttattttaatcaaGACACCGGTCAGCCAAATCCATTGTCCAGATGGTTAAggtaataaaaattaaaatgacctTACAaacgtgtttatttctgctgcggAGCTGGCTTTTTTTGATACAGGAGCCAGCCTTAAGTGATTACCGCAGGAACTGCAGCCATTCAGTGCAGTGGCAAATCAGTCGCCTCAAagtactttatattttaatttaatgactCTCCAATATTGGAGAGAAAGCCCCCAAAATCATATGAGGCCTATAAACTATCACCTTgtaacagtgggaaagaaaccTGTACCCAGCTGAGGGGAAGGAGAAAAAGGACCTCCTGCATGTTTACCTCAAAGGATTGAGTCGCTTCTGCATTAGTTTCATTATGTTGAGTGCTCGTCTCTGCCATGTATCCAAGTTCCTGCTATCTATCTTGAACACGGACCATATACACATTGTTTTTCATACATTCATTCACATTGGTGCCTTTAAAAGCAGCTGAATTGTCTGTGAGGAGGACCTGTTTGTAATGGAGCCATTAATGCTCAGAGGTCCATCAGTGAATTACTACAACGCTAAAGAAAGTTTAAAACCATGAATATTCTCAAGCTGGTTCTGAATGcgttttcctctttctctccctgcAGCCATGCCCCACTGAAGCCGACTCTTCATCAGACCTGCTGCCAGCTCTtctctccttttcctcctcccccctctcctcctctgccCCTTCATCCTTTCCTATTCCTCTTTGTGTCCACCATGGTCTTCTCCTGttcctctctgctcctcctccctctcctctcccttgTCCTCTTTTCCTCCCCTATCCTCTCTGCCCCTGCTGCTCCTCCGCCTCCCTCCGTGCCATCGGGCAGAGTGGTGTACCGGGCCTTTGACACCTCCCTCACCCACCTGACTGTCCACCAGAGTACAGGTGAGGTGTATGTCGGAGCAGTGAACCGAgtgctgaagctgtcagctaaTCTGACGGAGCTGCGGAGTCACATGACCGGACCTGTGGAGGACAATGCTAGCTGTTACCCTCCACCCAGCGTCAGGTCCTGCGCTCATCGGTTTGTCCCCTCTTGTCTCACTTATTTATCTCTATATATCCTTATGTATGTCTACACCTGTCTCACCTGTCTGCGTTACCCGTCTGCCTCTGTCCTCAGACTGGAGATGTCGGATAACGTGAATAAGCTCTTACTAGTGGATTATATTGGAAACAGACTGGTGGCATGCGGCTCCATCTGGCAGGGCGTCTGTCAGTTCCTCAGGCTGGAGGATCTCTTCAAACTGGGGGAACCGCATCACCGCAAGGAGCACTACCTGTCTGGAGCCCGAGAGGCTGACGGGATGGCAGGTAAGCAAGGCTGAAGAGGGGGTGGAGTTAGAGGGTCCTTGACAGGTAATACAATTTAAGACATTTGGAAGGAATTAGCTTCTGGGCAGTGGAAAAGAAGGATGTAGCCACCATGATGTCACCCATTGATTAGTGAAGTCATGCTATGAAGACGTTAGCTGAGCGTTTTAGTCACCGAGGGGTGAAGCTGACTTTAAAACTCAATTTGCTCATTTGATAACCACTTCTGGTTAATCAGCTGTTGTCCATTGAGCAAACCTTGGATGATAATCTTTTCTGAATTAGCCTGTAATTTATAAAAAGAACTCCACATTTTAATTGATGCAACCTAATCTAGTGATTGGGTCAATAAGGTCATCAGGAAAGGGTTCACTAGGGTTACAGATAGCCACAGACTCCCATTACAAATAACACAGGTTTAAGGCAGGTCTGCCTTTTCTTCAgtcttctctcaccccaactggttgcgacatggccccgcccctccctgagcctggttctgccggagttttcttcctgttaaaagggagtttttctttcccactgtcaccaaagtgcttgctcataggggctcacatgattgttgggtttttctctatatgtgttttttttagggtctaccttacaatataaagtgccttgaggcgactgttgttgtgatttggcgctgtataaataaaattgaattgaaactgaATAGTTTTTAGACCCTAAAGCTGCGTCTTTTATCCAGTCTGTGATTACAACTAGCTAGCCGTCACTCTACTGCTCAGAATGACAGTTAGCTCCATAAATGATGCTTCACTGATCCATCAATTTGCATAAGAAAAATAACATGGAAACTTCTACCCAAGTCTTATAATAGTTTTTAGATAAATCACAAAAGCTAGCCGCTAACCCAGGCTAGCACGAGGTCAGCTAAATGCAGAGTCATCTCTAATTTGGCGCTACATTTTATACTACTAGCTGATCTGGTCAACATTTAGCTTCACGTTAATAATATTTCTCCACTAGTGATTAGAGCAACTAATTGCTGTTTCGAAAGGTTTTCTGAAGGAAGcacgtttttgttttgttttttttacagttaagTTAGCTAGTAGCTGATGGCTTTGACAGCAGTTACTCTCACTGTGAAATTGTGCCTCTGCTGTTTCCCTGAAGGTTTGTTTTATTGGATTACAGTGATATCAGCAGCGAATGCAACAGAGGGAATCTAATGCATGCTCTTTGTAAACAATATTTTATAGAAtagcagttttattttcatgttgttgttgtaaatACTCAATTATAAACATTCGGCAGATTTTGTATTGATGCATTGTCCCAATGTAATCGTTTTAATgcctaaaataaaaacaatacactCCAATGTTCCCTCTGGACTTCTGTGCAGGCTGGAGAAGCATTTCGACTTGCAGACGTCAATCAAGTGTCAAAatattttgcaggtttttaTAATGTGCACTTTTTGGCATGAACAAAAACCTGAATGAAGACTGTCAGGACATAACAGCAGATGACTGACAGCTAGATTTTGCCCACATATTTCTCTGTAAAGCAGATTTTTGGTTCATTCACAAATGCTGGAATATTTTCTCTGCTCGGGTATCAGTGGGAAAAAAGGTGTGATTGAAATTAGTTAGACCTTTGATTAAAGTACTGGAACAGCCACTGTGGGACACCGCTTGAAAAGAAAGAGCTAATCAGACCCGCCGGAGCTTTTCTGTTGGAAATGGGTCTCAAACTGCTTGCTAACACTTGTCCTTTCTTTAGCATCTGATCCAGAGGTTGTTTGTGGGTTGCATTGTTGATAGCTTTGTTGCTGGAGACCAGAGGAGTTCCAGTAAATGTTCTTCAGAATAAGAGTCaatatatttttctgttacATTACTATCATGAAAATGCTAAAAGTAGCTGATGAGTTTTAAAGGAAGATGTGTTTATTTTGGCTATCTGCTGACCTCTGTACAGCATCACAGTAGATTGTAAAGCTGTGAAAATGAGGcctatgtaaaaaaaatatccgCAAACAGTTCATGCAAAGTGTTTGTAAAACTACAAAATTTGGGACTTTGTTCCAAACATTCTGGAAGGCACAGTATTAATCGCATCCTGCCTATTTGTCCTTCTTCTGCAGGTGTGATTGTTGAAGACCACTGGTTGGATGACCCGAAGAgaaagaagctggagaagaCCAAGAGCCACTTGTTCATCGGAGCCGCCATCGATGGAAAGTCGGAATATTTTCCCACGCTGTCCAGCAGGAAGCTGGTGGTTGATGAGGAGAGCGTCGATATGTTCTCTCTGGTTTACCAGGATGAGTTCGTCTCCTCGCAGATCAAGATCCCGTCCGACACCTTGTCACTCTACCCCGCCTTCGACATCTACTACGTCTACGGCTTCTCCAGTCGCACGTACGTGTACTTCCTGACGCTGCAGCTGGACACACAGCTGACTCAGATGGATGCTGGAGGAGAGAACTTCTTCACGTCTAAGATTGTGAGGATGTGCTCTGATGACACAGAGTTCTACTCATATGTGGAGTTTCCTCTGGGCTGCACAAAAGATGGCATAGAGTACCGATTGGTCCAGGCTGCCTACAAGCAAAAACCAGGGCGGCGGCTGGCACAAGCGCTCGGCCTTTCTGAAAGCGACGACATCCTGTTTGTCGTCTTCTCACAGGTAGGTGACCGTTGATGCCCTCTCTTCTGACTGGATGCTTTCCATCTAAGCTTGAACTTTCTTTCtgagttttttacttttttgttgaAGGGTGCCTTGCTCAGAGGCCTGTCCAGGACTTAAACCTGCAAATatctaatttatttttaaatgaattaatttCTTTTGTGGATTTTCAGGGTCAGAAGAATCGGTCCAACCCACCAAGAGAGACGGTCCTCTGTCTGTTCACCCTCCATGACATCAACCTGGCCATGAGAGAAAGGATCCGCTCCTGTTACCGTGGAGAGGGACGGCTCTCGTTACCGTGGTTACTGAACAAAGAGCTGCCCTGCATCCACACTGTAAGTTGCACCACCAGCCCTGAAACTTGACTTGGACTGGGCCTCTAAGGTCTGACAATTTTTGGATAAGAACATGTGCTACCTGTTTGAAGGAGAAAAGAAATGTTAGGAACAGAAGCTTTCGGGTTAGTGTTTGAAAACACTTTTAATATATGTCTGCATTAATTAATGACACCACTGGCTACATCGTAAAATACTGGCAATCTTATCCGAGTTCTAAGTAAACACATAAGCTGATGGGCCCCAGATTGACACGCTGCAGGCAGGAGACTAGTCCTGAAGATTGTTGTTTGGACTTGCTCTCTACAGGTTTGAGAGATGACCTTGATTTTGTTGCTAAAGGTAACACATGTCTTAAACAGCTCTGCGGTATAGGCTAGTCCAATATCAGGATCGGGTGTTTTCCTGACACATTTTCTCGATTTCTGATGAAGCCAAACCATCCAAGCGTAAGAGGAAAGACTGAAATTTTTAAGTagataaaaaatgttaaaaaatgtccATTTCCTCCTGCATGTTTAGcaggaaaataaagaaaaggagagaaatCTTTGCCGTCCTTTGCTTCTTCCTTTGTTTCAGTCTCTTTGTGCAAACTACATCATCTGGCCAGAGGCTGCCCTGAGGCTGCAACACACGCAGTCATGTTTCTGTCACTTCAGAGGACATTAGGTTGACTTACGCTGGTTTCCTGGAGACTTACCCCAACCTTAAGTCTTCACACTTCGATTTCATTATTAAATTGAATGTTTTTGTCCCCACAAGGCGAAAAGAGTTTCACAAACTGTGACAGATTTGTCCCAACATTAAAGATGAGTTTGAATATACTTTATTTGCTCAAATGGATAAAAGACAGGAAATAGTGTGAACTTGAAAAAACTACAGGAAAAACAAGCCAGAGCGAACAGAAGGAAGagctctccctccctctcagTGTCTGCAGTGGGGTTATTTCAGGTCGGGGGTAGATGATGTTCTTATTCATGGCGGTAATGGCCTGCAGtggtaaccatggcaaccaggCAGGGAAACCCGCCAGGAGACGAGTTCTGAGCCGGGCCTGGGTTTTGGAAAAGGAGGGGTGGAATGGGGTTGGAGTTGCCCACAGCAACCAACCaagcaaccaaccaaccaagcaaccaatcacagccaATCAGCCACACGCTGATGAAAGTGATGAAATATAAGTTAATGACCCatgctactgtgtgtgtgtgtgtgtgtgtgtgtgtgtgtgtgtgtgtgtgtgtgtgtgtgtgtgtgtgtgttttcagggtAAAGTGAAAGGAGAAGGGGAAAAAGGCAGGGCCTTTGTCCCTGCTCTGACCTCCTTCTTTTGTCAAAAAcagcaggaagtgtgtgtgtacaccagtgtgtgtgtgtgtgtgtgtgtgcgcgcatggaTGTTCCAATGGGATGTGACATTGGGGTAGtctcagtttgtgtgtgtgtgatttttatatttttgtgtgtgtggtttaaTCTCGTTTTTCATTAAGTGTCAGCAGCAGGTTTCCTGTCTGCACACCACGTTACAGTCTCTGCTccgtgtgtgcatctgtgtgtttgtagcTTTGAGTagatggttttgttttgtttttatggtttttaGTTTGAAGCCCTCATTCTGAGGAAATCTTATCAAGACCTCACTCAGATGCAGAGCTCCAAATGACTGTTTGATGGCTCGCTCAGTCAACAGCATGCGTTATGACAATGTGGGGTGCATCAGATGCAGACAGACCAAGGTGTGTATCGTACCATCGGCACTTTTTCGTCCCACACTGTCTCATTTGAGCTTTTAAACTTTTGAGGACCCTCACAGAGTGCTGAGGAAACAGAAAACATTATAAACTTTGAATTTAAACTTTAGTTGCATAGCTTTATGTACCCAGGAAGCAAAACCAGTGAGCTCTAGAAACTCTtcgcatttaaaaaaaaaatctcaggcCTGATAGCAAAGAGATCAGAAGATTTCAGAAGGGGCCATTGGGTAAATTGGACGACTGTGGCTCAGGAGCTGGAGAAGCTCGTCTGCTAATTGGACGAtcggtggttcgattcctggctcctTCAGCTTGCATACTGAAGAAACCTCGGGCAAGATGTTGAACCCCAAATTGCCCTGATGTTTCCATccgaaagacaaaaacaaaaggacaCATGAATGTGTGTATATGGGTAGTAAAAATGCTTTGACTGCTCAAATTGAGTGGAAAAGTACCATCCAACCACCAGTTCACCTGCTGTGTGGGTTTAAACCTCGGACTCTGATAGTGTGAGGAGTAAATGATAACCCCTGAGCTAACAAAGAATTTAAAAGACTTTAATTGTCTCTCAGTTAATTTTAAAGTACTCGTGGCAGTAGTGGGACAGGCGTGCCTCTtcgaataaatgaataaatactaGTGTGTGAACTTGATGACTCACGTGATTTCCTCATCCTGTGCATGAACTCCATTTCCACTATTTCAGTCTGCAGCTGCCAGCGTTAGCCTGATACCAGCTGCAGCTGATCACTGTGGAGTTAAAGTTTCATTGGCAGATGAACATGCAAACTCCCACCAGAAGAGCCATGCCCGGGTTTTAACCCAGGACTCTGTTGTCGTGAGGCAACATTGCTAATCGCTGAACCACCCCGCTGCCTCCACAGTCAATCACCGTTATCTTAGAAGGTAAATAAATCTCAAAGTGTGCTTATGCATTCCTCGCAAGCAAAGTAAATGTGCAGGAAACAGACCCGAGACCTCAGAGGTAGTACTGCTCAGCTTTCAAGGCCTGCAGGCTTTAAGGTGAGCAACCAGGCGTACACTAGGGCATGAACTTGTCCAGGGACGATTAAATATCTCACTTAATAAAACTGAAGAGACTCAAACTATCTTCCATGTTACACAAAGAGTTGGCTGAAGCATTTGGACAGTTAAATATAGTGTGTACATGGCATGTGGTCCGTGATTTGATTGGaaaataaatgttgttgtttctttattaaCCAGCTGAGTATCTCTGCTCTGAGCATTTGAGCCTTTTTAAGACTTTAGACTTCTGATTTGTCCTGTGTCGGCGTCACACAGGTTTCAATTGAAAACATTAAACGTTGAATAGAAGCCAGACATCTTTTAAGTGAATCAACACATAGCTGACAGAAGATGTTTGATAGTCAGATGTTGCTGTGTGAAAGTGAATTTGAGCCCAAAGTCATCTTTGAAGAAGGATGATTTGGACAAACTGAGAGCTGAAGGTGTCACGAGGGATTTATGATGGCGCGGGAAACTTTTTATCTAATCCAAACAACCTGAAACCATTCTGACTGCTATTCCCAGGAGTCAACCTTCAAGATGTAAAAAGTATTTATCTCTATTTTTTGATGTGCAAAAATGGAGATAAACTTGCCAGCGGAGTGTTGGCTCGAACATTTGAGTTTCAGAGTTTCCACCCTGTACGGTCGCTGTGATGCATCAAGGCCTTAACCCGCTAATGACAGGGTGTTAGCTACCCTCTGAGTGTATGTGGACCCTGTAATAACTCGTCTCCTCCCTGTTCCATACACTCTGCCCTGTGGGCAACATACAGAAGCATGAAGCACTTTGGCTCTGCAACCCTTTGTCCTCCACCATGCACCCCATGTTTGCTCATTTTTTACTTGCTTTTCCTTACATTTGTCTTTAAAGTTTGATGTAATCCATCACTGTGTTAAAGTTTAATAAAAacctaatgtttgtttgttaaccTGATAATATCCACCTGGAGGACAGCGACTGGGTTTGGTTTCATCCCTTTTATGTAGAAGTTTGAGGTGCCTGGTATAATCTAATGGAAATCTTATAACAGAACTGAGTGTTAGAGACTTTATTTGAAA is from Oreochromis niloticus isolate F11D_XX linkage group LG20, O_niloticus_UMD_NMBU, whole genome shotgun sequence and encodes:
- the LOC109196279 gene encoding plexin A3 isoform X3, which encodes MVFSCSSLLLLPLLSLVLFSSPILSAPAAPPPPSVPSGRVVYRAFDTSLTHLTVHQSTGEVYVGAVNRVLKLSANLTELRSHMTGPVEDNASCYPPPSVRSCAHRLEMSDNVNKLLLVDYIGNRLVACGSIWQGVCQFLRLEDLFKLGEPHHRKEHYLSGAREADGMAGVIVEDHWLDDPKRKKLEKTKSHLFIGAAIDGKSEYFPTLSSRKLVVDEESVDMFSLVYQDEFVSSQIKIPSDTLSLYPAFDIYYVYGFSSRTYVYFLTLQLDTQLTQMDAGGENFFTSKIVRMCSDDTEFYSYVEFPLGCTKDGIEYRLVQAAYKQKPGRRLAQALGLSESDDILFVVFSQGQKNRSNPPRETVLCLFTLHDINLAMRERIRSCYRGEGRLSLPWLLNKELPCIHTPKQIGDDFCGLVLNQPLGGLRVIEGQPLYEDRTEGMGAVAAYTYGEHTVVFVGTRSGQLKKHPNQPHTNSPSYSSLICCWIPSDQLVSCQDLSCLRLHKAFQRFPTGLI
- the LOC109196279 gene encoding plexin A3 isoform X2, with the protein product MIRHAPLKPTLHQTCCQLFSPFPPPPSPPLPLHPFLFLFVSTMVFSCSSLLLLPLLSLVLFSSPILSAPAAPPPPSVPSGRVVYRAFDTSLTHLTVHQSTGEVYVGAVNRVLKLSANLTELRSHMTGPVEDNASCYPPPSVRSCAHRLEMSDNVNKLLLVDYIGNRLVACGSIWQGVCQFLRLEDLFKLGEPHHRKEHYLSGAREADGMAGVIVEDHWLDDPKRKKLEKTKSHLFIGAAIDGKSEYFPTLSSRKLVVDEESVDMFSLVYQDEFVSSQIKIPSDTLSLYPAFDIYYVYGFSSRTYVYFLTLQLDTQLTQMDAGGENFFTSKIVRMCSDDTEFYSYVEFPLGCTKDGIEYRLVQAAYKQKPGRRLAQALGLSESDDILFVVFSQGQKNRSNPPRETVLCLFTLHDINLAMRERIRSCYRGEGRLSLPWLLNKELPCIHTPKQIGDDFCGLVLNQPLGGLRVIEGQPLYEDRTEGMGAVAAYTYGEHTVVFVGTRSGQLKKGFYSQAGEINSTETGSRTDAGLKQM
- the LOC109196279 gene encoding plexin A3 isoform X1, producing the protein MIRHAPLKPTLHQTCCQLFSPFPPPPSPPLPLHPFLFLFVSTMVFSCSSLLLLPLLSLVLFSSPILSAPAAPPPPSVPSGRVVYRAFDTSLTHLTVHQSTGEVYVGAVNRVLKLSANLTELRSHMTGPVEDNASCYPPPSVRSCAHRLEMSDNVNKLLLVDYIGNRLVACGSIWQGVCQFLRLEDLFKLGEPHHRKEHYLSGAREADGMAGVIVEDHWLDDPKRKKLEKTKSHLFIGAAIDGKSEYFPTLSSRKLVVDEESVDMFSLVYQDEFVSSQIKIPSDTLSLYPAFDIYYVYGFSSRTYVYFLTLQLDTQLTQMDAGGENFFTSKIVRMCSDDTEFYSYVEFPLGCTKDGIEYRLVQAAYKQKPGRRLAQALGLSESDDILFVVFSQGQKNRSNPPRETVLCLFTLHDINLAMRERIRSCYRGEGRLSLPWLLNKELPCIHTPKQIGDDFCGLVLNQPLGGLRVIEGQPLYEDRTEGMGAVAAYTYGEHTVVFVGTRSGQLKKHPNQPHTNSPSYSSLICCWIPSDQLVSCQDLSCLRLHKAFQRFPTGLI